In Melanotaenia boesemani isolate fMelBoe1 chromosome 7, fMelBoe1.pri, whole genome shotgun sequence, a single window of DNA contains:
- the si:ch211-114c17.1 gene encoding pre-mRNA-processing factor 39: MAAEGCEEMSGNGELEEPSVMDAPEVPPPPPPEMSEENGSEAVAPEAPVGPDPASFSVPSAVGDEEGELPADFERLWKAAHDNPQDFTSWTDLLQYCEQESHITASRRALEAFLIRYPLCYGYWKKFADLERRSGYNDRAEEVCIQGLQVIPLSVDLWIHYINLLLGTLDMNLPESPKRIRSVFEDAVVAAGLDFHSDRLWDLYVEWEKEQGNMKNAAAVLDRVLRVPTQLYNTHYDKFKEHLNNHPPKEVLSSEEYEELRAYCRQSQKAERAEQAQEEEEERPPGEEEPATPEGTDSEELMQKIREQVLLRRDKVYQDNEGEVRKRWHFEDAIKRPYFHVKPLDRVQLRAWHSYLDWEIAELNRDTKDPTQDPNQAATEESEVTTQPQEASEEAVVTHSDYRVRILFERCLIACALYEEFWTRYIQYLEPQSVDEARAVYKRACEVHLTYKPNIHMQWATFEERHGNSTEARRVLVALEKSMPGLAIVRLRRVALERRAGQLDISEALLREAVDESKEKPTLHAFYSIKLARLLQKVGRNPSEARRVLQEALEISPDNDKLHLNLLELEVSGDPWVSAEAVQECVTRALAAPLASHTKILLSQRGLQFAEDYSNSIKSVLSVYDAHQKLLNELGGTKRGAENGDEDAEKLSKSDDGSAVAVSGEAPPTMPHVPITTPPPPMVGTDMSAQAGYGAYSSWYQQPQYSSYGYQNTWNYNQGYYPPS, from the exons ATGGCGGCCGAGGGCTGTGAAGAGATGAGCGGCAACGGGGAACTCGAAGAGCCCTCAG TCATGGACGCCCCTGAGGTTCCTCCGCCACCTCCACCTGAGATGTCGGAGGAAAACGGCAGTGAAGCTGTGGCTCCTGAGGCTCCTGTAGGCCCCGATCCTGCTTCCTTCTCTGTACCTTCAGCTGTAGGAGATGAGGAGGGGGAACTTCCTGCAGACTTTGAGCGTCTCTGGAAGGCCGCACACGACAATCCTCAAGATTTCACCAGCTGGACTGACCTGCTGCAGTACTGCGAACAAGAG AGTCACATCACAGCATCACGCAGGGCGCTAGAGGCCTTTCTCATTCGCTATCCGCTCTGCTATGGCTACTGGAAGAAATTTGCTGATCTGGAGCGCCGTTCTGGGTACAACGACAGAGCAGAAGAG GTGTGTATTCAGGGTCTTCAGGTGATTCCTCTGAGTGTAGATCTATGGATCCACTACATCAATCTACTGCTTGGTACACTTGATATGAATCTGCCTGAATCACCTAAGCGGATCCGCAG TGTGTTTGAGGATGCGGTTGTGGCAGCAGGTCTGGACTTCCATTCAGACCGGCTTTGGGATCTGTATGTGGAGTGGGAGAAAGAGCAAGGTAACATGAAGAATGCTGCAGCCGTCCTGGACAGAGTCCTCAGGGTGCCCACACAGCTCTACAATACCCACTATGACAA GTTCAAAGAGCACCTGAACAATCATCCGCCTAAAGAAGTGCTTTCTTCTGAGGAGTATGAGGAGCTTAGGGCATATTGCCGTCAAAGCCAGAAAGCAGAACGGGCAGAGCAAGcccaggaggaggaagaggagaggccACCAGGAGAGGAAGAGCCTGCAACACCTGAAGGCACAGACTCA GAGGAACTGATGCAGAAGATAAGAGAACAAGTATTGCTTCGAAGGGACAAAGTGTACCAGGACAATGAAGGAGAAGTCCGTAAGAGATGGCACTTTGAAGATGCG ATCAAGCGACCGTATTTCCACGTCAAGCCACTCGACAGAGTGCAGCTCCGTGCCTGGCACTCTTACTTGGACTGGGAGATCGCTGAGCTGAACAGGGACACTAAAGATCCTACACAAG ATCCAAACCAGGCAGCCACTGAGGAGTCAGAGGTTACGACTCAGCCTCAAGAAGCATCAGAGGAGGCTGTGGTTACCCACAGTGACTACAGGGTCCGCATTCTGTTTGAGCGCTGCCTGATCGCCTGTGCACTGTATGAGGAGTTTTGGACCAGA TACATTCAGTACCTGGAGCCCCAGAGTGTGGATGAGGCTCGGGCTGTTTACAAACGAGCCTGTGAGGTCCATTTGACTTATAAACCCAACATCCACATGCAGTGGGCGACCTTTGAGGAGAGACATG GTAACTCAACTGAGGCTCGCCGAGTGTTGGTGGCCCTGGAGAAAAGCATGCCAGGCTTGGCGATTGTCCGTCTTCGCAGGGTCGCATTGGAGAGACGAGCAGGCCAGCTGGACATATCGGAGGCCTTGCTGAGGGAGGCAGTGGATGAATCCAAAGAGAAGCCCACGTTACACGCTTTCTACTCCATCAAGCTGGCTCGTCTGCTGCAAAAAGTGGGCAGGAATCCCAGCGAAGCTCGCAGAGTTTTACAGGAAGCACTGGAAATTAGTCCG GATAATGACAAACTGCACTTGAACTTGTTGGAGCTGGAAGTGTCGGGGGATCCCTGGGTGTCAGCCGAGGCGGTGCAGGAGTGTGTGACGCGAGCTCTGGCAGCTCCTCTTGCCTCACACACTAAGATCCTTCTTTCACAAAGAGGCCTCCAGTTTGCAGAGGATTACAGCAACTCTATCAAAAG TGTGCTGTCTGTGTATGACGCACACCAGAAGCTGCTGAACGAGCTGGGTGGAACAAAGAGAGGAGCAGAAAACGG GGATGAGGATGCAGAGAAGCTGAGCAAAAGTGATGATGGCTCTGCTGTTGCTGTGTCTGGAGAAGCCCCACCTACCATGCCACATGTTCCCATCACAACGCCGCCTCCTCCTATGGTAGGTACCGACATGAGCGCACAGGCTGGATATGGAGCGTACAGCAGCTGGTACCAG CAACCACAATACAGCAGCTATGGCTACCAGAACACCTGGAACTACAACCAGGGCTATTACCCACCCAGCTAA